From the Candidatus Amarolinea dominans genome, one window contains:
- a CDS encoding response regulator transcription factor translates to MEETHTILVVEDEATLREALVYNLNKEGYAVSQASTGLQALALARTLAPDVIILDLMLPELDGLSVCRSLRREPATADCSILILTARGGELDKIIGLETGADDYLTKPFSLGELLARVRALLRRTRSSAPRDTLEAGNLVLDLIARRATRNGAELALKPKEFSLLAELMRHRGAVLSRDLLLSHVWGQDFFGDDRTVDVHVRWLREKIEDDPAHPVHIQTVRGLGYRFEA, encoded by the coding sequence GTGGAGGAAACACACACGATTCTGGTGGTAGAAGATGAAGCGACCTTGCGTGAAGCCCTGGTCTACAACCTGAATAAGGAAGGCTACGCGGTCTCGCAGGCAAGCACTGGCTTGCAGGCGCTGGCGCTGGCCCGGACGCTGGCGCCGGACGTGATCATTCTGGATTTGATGCTGCCTGAACTGGACGGGCTGTCGGTCTGCCGCAGTTTGCGTCGCGAGCCGGCAACCGCCGATTGCAGTATCCTGATACTGACCGCGCGCGGCGGCGAGTTGGACAAGATCATCGGCCTGGAGACCGGCGCGGACGATTATCTGACCAAACCGTTCAGCCTGGGGGAGTTGTTGGCGCGCGTGCGCGCGCTGCTGCGCCGCACGCGCAGCAGCGCGCCGCGCGATACCCTGGAGGCCGGCAACCTGGTGCTCGATCTGATTGCGCGCCGGGCCACCCGCAACGGCGCGGAACTGGCGTTGAAGCCGAAGGAGTTCAGCCTGCTGGCCGAGTTGATGCGCCACCGCGGCGCCGTCCTCTCACGCGATTTGCTGCTGAGTCACGTCTGGGGTCAGGATTTTTTTGGCGACGATCGCACCGTGGATGTACACGTGCGCTGGCTGCGTGAAAAAATCGAGGATGACCCGGCGCACCCTGTTCACATCCAGACCGTGCGCGGCCTGGGCTATCGTTTCGAGGCTTGA
- a CDS encoding fibronectin type III domain-containing protein translates to MSRRFLASCSLVLIMIVVMVPSLVVPALAAPTAQGSEVPTGIYRGVSTAVRFDISAPLRSITPLLPKPGEGFSEIPERPTGLEGALGPQDADAALQTIYGPALIPTPIVSFDGPPNVSSVSPPDPNGDVGPNHVVVMSNLSFQVFNKTGTSLYGPALNNTLWAGFGGDCQTDNSGDPVVLHDQVSDRWMLSQFTASGPTYFNCVAVSTTSDPTGTYYRWAFSTGTNFPDYPKYGFWPDALYISTREFAGGSTFTGIGAYAVKRADLISGNPAAQVISFLATPASAGGAFNLGDGLLPTDMDGSTMPPAGSPNYFVGSMDNGGPYGAPQDALTLWKFHADFVTPANSTFTLANTIPVAAFDSSPVFCSGRSCIPQPGTANKIDHLGYRQRPTFRLAYRNFGTHESLVTNQSVEASATMSGIRWWEIRSPNSSPVIYQEGTYAPGTSDTIHRWMGSIAQDSAGNMALGYSASNGTTTFPSSWYTGRLSGDPLGTMPQGEASVINGTGSQTGSQRWGDYTSMTVDPVDDCTFWYVNEYVPTTSSVGWRLRIGAFKFNECGTADFTIAAVPASQEICVGANAAYTVNIGSVSGYSSPVTLSASGNPGTAGFSANPVTPPGSSTMTISGAAAGTYNFNVVGTAAGPNVHQAPVGLTVQAAAPGAPNLTAPANGATGVGATPTFTWDAVSGATTYDIQVATDAGFTNIVASATGLTGTSWNGASLNTSTTYYWHVKANNACGAGAYSSTFSFTTQGAPGDCGPGTTANILYEYGFEAGEAGWTHSAASGADSWAIITTNPHSGASHFRGLDPATVSDQRLVSPAVALPSGQNPVVIKFWHLPNLESSGATACYDGGILESSTDGGATWTQVPNANLLAGPYTGLVSASFSNPLAGLEAWCNGTSYFQTIADVSSLAGQTVQFRGRLGSDTSVSDTGWDVDDVTVQSCQPTGATPTPTATTPPPTSTPTATPTTPPTGVELSSLDSGAPAATNLWLPLALALVLMTVVGMALRQRTAR, encoded by the coding sequence ATGAGCCGTCGTTTCCTAGCCTCGTGTTCACTGGTGTTGATCATGATCGTTGTCATGGTCCCGTCCCTTGTCGTTCCCGCGCTCGCCGCCCCTACCGCCCAAGGGAGTGAAGTTCCCACCGGCATCTACCGTGGCGTTAGCACCGCCGTTCGCTTTGACATCTCGGCCCCCCTGCGTTCGATCACACCGCTGCTTCCCAAGCCTGGGGAGGGATTCAGCGAGATTCCCGAGCGCCCCACTGGCCTCGAAGGCGCGCTTGGCCCGCAGGACGCCGATGCGGCCCTGCAAACCATCTACGGACCGGCGCTGATCCCCACCCCGATTGTCAGTTTCGATGGCCCTCCCAACGTTTCCAGTGTTTCTCCGCCCGATCCCAATGGCGACGTTGGCCCCAACCACGTCGTGGTCATGAGCAACCTGTCGTTCCAGGTCTTCAACAAGACTGGCACCTCGCTCTATGGCCCGGCGCTCAACAACACCCTGTGGGCCGGCTTTGGCGGCGACTGCCAGACCGACAACTCCGGCGATCCGGTCGTCCTGCACGACCAGGTCTCGGACCGCTGGATGCTGAGCCAGTTCACGGCCTCAGGCCCCACCTACTTCAACTGCGTGGCCGTCTCGACCACGTCCGACCCCACAGGAACCTACTATCGCTGGGCCTTCAGCACCGGCACCAACTTCCCGGACTATCCCAAGTACGGTTTCTGGCCCGATGCGCTCTACATCAGCACGCGTGAGTTTGCCGGCGGCTCGACCTTCACGGGTATCGGCGCCTACGCGGTCAAGCGTGCGGACCTGATCTCCGGCAATCCGGCTGCGCAGGTGATTTCCTTCCTCGCGACGCCGGCCTCCGCGGGCGGCGCCTTCAACCTCGGCGATGGTCTGCTGCCTACGGACATGGACGGCAGCACCATGCCGCCGGCTGGTTCGCCCAACTACTTCGTTGGCTCCATGGACAACGGCGGCCCCTACGGCGCGCCTCAGGACGCGCTGACCCTGTGGAAGTTCCACGCAGACTTTGTCACACCGGCCAATTCGACGTTCACCCTCGCGAACACCATTCCGGTCGCGGCCTTCGATTCGTCGCCTGTCTTCTGCTCCGGCCGCTCCTGCATACCGCAGCCGGGCACCGCCAACAAGATTGATCACCTCGGCTATCGCCAGCGCCCCACATTCCGCCTGGCTTACCGCAACTTTGGTACCCATGAGTCGCTGGTGACCAACCAGTCGGTCGAGGCCTCGGCCACCATGTCCGGTATCCGCTGGTGGGAAATCCGCAGCCCCAACTCCAGCCCGGTCATCTACCAGGAAGGCACCTACGCCCCGGGCACCTCCGACACCATCCATCGCTGGATGGGTTCGATTGCCCAGGACAGCGCCGGCAACATGGCGTTGGGCTACAGCGCCTCCAACGGCACCACCACCTTCCCAAGCTCGTGGTACACCGGCCGCCTCTCGGGCGACCCGCTGGGCACCATGCCGCAGGGTGAAGCGTCCGTCATCAACGGCACCGGCTCCCAGACCGGCAGCCAGCGCTGGGGCGATTACACTTCCATGACCGTGGACCCGGTGGATGACTGCACCTTCTGGTACGTCAACGAATACGTGCCCACCACCAGCTCGGTCGGCTGGCGCCTGCGCATCGGCGCCTTCAAGTTCAACGAATGCGGCACGGCTGACTTCACGATCGCCGCAGTGCCAGCCAGCCAGGAAATCTGCGTTGGGGCCAATGCTGCGTACACCGTGAACATCGGCAGCGTCAGCGGCTACAGCAGCCCGGTGACTCTGAGCGCCTCGGGCAACCCTGGCACGGCAGGCTTCAGCGCCAACCCGGTCACCCCGCCCGGCAGCAGTACGATGACCATCAGCGGCGCGGCCGCGGGTACCTACAACTTCAACGTCGTGGGCACGGCCGCCGGCCCCAACGTGCATCAGGCCCCGGTTGGGCTGACCGTGCAGGCGGCTGCGCCCGGCGCGCCGAACCTGACCGCGCCGGCCAATGGCGCGACCGGTGTGGGCGCTACACCCACCTTCACCTGGGACGCGGTGAGCGGCGCGACGACCTATGACATTCAGGTTGCCACCGATGCCGGCTTCACCAACATCGTGGCTTCGGCCACTGGCCTGACCGGCACCTCCTGGAACGGCGCCTCGCTCAACACCAGCACCACCTACTACTGGCACGTCAAGGCAAACAATGCCTGCGGCGCTGGCGCTTACTCGAGCACCTTCAGCTTCACCACCCAGGGCGCGCCTGGCGACTGCGGCCCCGGCACCACCGCCAATATCCTCTATGAGTACGGGTTCGAAGCTGGCGAAGCCGGCTGGACCCATAGCGCAGCCAGCGGCGCCGACAGTTGGGCGATCATCACGACCAACCCGCACAGCGGCGCTTCGCACTTCCGCGGTCTCGACCCGGCCACGGTCTCTGATCAGCGCCTGGTTTCGCCGGCTGTGGCCCTGCCCAGCGGCCAGAACCCGGTCGTGATCAAGTTCTGGCACCTGCCGAACCTGGAGAGCAGCGGCGCCACCGCCTGCTACGACGGCGGTATCCTGGAATCTTCGACCGACGGCGGCGCCACCTGGACCCAGGTGCCGAATGCCAACCTGCTGGCCGGCCCGTACACCGGTCTGGTCTCCGCCAGCTTCAGCAATCCTCTGGCCGGCCTGGAGGCCTGGTGCAATGGGACCAGCTACTTCCAGACCATCGCCGACGTCAGCAGCCTGGCCGGACAGACCGTACAGTTCCGCGGGCGCCTCGGCTCCGACACCTCGGTGAGCGATACCGGTTGGGACGTTGACGACGTGACGGTGCAGTCATGTCAGCCAACTGGCGCCACCCCCACGCCGACCGCAACGACGCCGCCGCCGACGAGCACACCGACTGCGACGCCCACGACGCCGCCGACCGGTGTGGAGTTGAGCAGCCTGGACAGTGGCGCACCCGCCGCGACCAACCTCTGGTTGCCGTTGGCCCTGGCCCTGGTGCTCATGACGGTTGTGGGCATGGCGCTGCGTCAGCGCACCGCCCGCTAA
- a CDS encoding PAS domain-containing sensor histidine kinase — protein MTSISAIGWLALALLAVSLGLAWWVQRLRARLVASQYELARRQRAYNELRDALAAGQVQRQALGIVATCGLLILDDDRRLLWLNEEAQQLINPNMAPGNLLIEALPSYEISQAVDDALERHALMERQVAFKARLWRVRAWAARQQGVVLALDDVSELQRLGRARREFVANISHDLRTPIAALQLTLETLRNGALDDPSMARRLLENMCIQADALQQLASELFDLSQIESGQVLLKFVPIAPLAIVEPVIERLRPQADRKSLQVVLTLAGAEPVLADPEQVQKVVANLLHNAIKFSAVGRRVGIRLVTIQCQDGAITATTDIPLPTPPVGLADGQWALFTVWDEGPGIAASELPRIFERFYKGDRARLRSSETGAGLGLSIARHIILGHGGQIWAESAPGQGARFFFTLPVA, from the coding sequence ATGACAAGCATCTCAGCCATTGGCTGGCTGGCGTTGGCCTTGCTGGCGGTCAGCCTGGGCCTGGCGTGGTGGGTTCAACGTTTGCGCGCGCGCCTGGTCGCGTCGCAGTATGAACTGGCGCGCCGTCAGCGCGCCTACAACGAACTACGCGACGCGTTGGCTGCCGGCCAGGTGCAGCGTCAGGCGCTGGGGATCGTGGCTACCTGCGGTTTGCTGATCCTGGATGATGACCGCCGTTTGCTGTGGCTCAACGAGGAGGCGCAGCAGCTCATCAACCCCAACATGGCTCCCGGCAATCTGCTGATCGAGGCGCTGCCGAGCTATGAGATCAGCCAGGCGGTGGATGATGCCCTGGAGCGCCACGCTCTGATGGAGCGCCAGGTGGCGTTCAAGGCGCGTCTGTGGCGTGTGCGCGCGTGGGCGGCTCGCCAGCAGGGCGTCGTCCTGGCCCTGGACGATGTCAGCGAACTGCAACGCCTGGGCCGCGCCCGCCGTGAATTCGTGGCCAACATCTCGCACGATCTGCGCACCCCCATCGCCGCCCTGCAGTTGACCCTGGAGACCTTGCGTAACGGTGCGCTCGATGATCCCTCCATGGCGCGTCGCCTGTTGGAGAACATGTGTATACAGGCCGATGCCCTGCAACAACTGGCCAGCGAGCTGTTCGATCTGAGCCAGATCGAGTCGGGGCAGGTGTTGTTGAAATTTGTGCCGATTGCCCCGCTCGCCATCGTCGAACCGGTGATCGAGCGCCTGCGCCCCCAGGCTGACCGCAAGAGCTTGCAGGTGGTGCTGACATTGGCGGGCGCGGAACCGGTGCTGGCGGACCCTGAACAGGTGCAAAAAGTGGTGGCTAATTTGCTGCACAACGCCATCAAGTTCAGCGCCGTGGGGCGACGCGTGGGTATCAGGTTGGTGACCATTCAGTGTCAGGATGGCGCCATCACCGCGACGACTGACATCCCCTTGCCGACCCCGCCCGTCGGTCTGGCCGACGGCCAGTGGGCGCTGTTCACAGTGTGGGACGAAGGCCCCGGCATTGCGGCCAGTGAGCTGCCTCGCATCTTCGAGCGTTTCTACAAGGGGGACCGCGCCCGCTTGCGCAGTAGTGAAACCGGTGCGGGGTTGGGGCTTTCCATCGCTCGCCACATCATCCTGGGGCACGGCGGTCAGATCTGGGCTGAAAGCGCTCCGGGTCAGGGCGCCCGCTTCTTCTTCACCCTGCCTGTCGCCTGA
- a CDS encoding PD40 domain-containing protein translates to MTRRRITSCSSSRAQGPRGGATLYRTTAAIWEPLPTAPLGFPLSGGPGFGLMLDGGSRGLVVGNDDVLFVSHNAFLPDRYAITWDYMHDFAAPFRALPLAVGGVSVNTALYASLYDFVSAKGRTLRSDDYGANWTPLDIPPYEQLILPGGPAARIFGYPWSNIIQADVLASPNRLLYRSTNAGAIWSEMGVALAEHTISSAFPDILYAGEGYPCYAGGDPTPFWRTTNGGQAWYQLLSGLNLKPLTANSLDQRLYAAGCDGPYLSTNAGDSFTHQPSPLFGLYDVKVMAPIEPGWNTVWVGGVSEGGGGAVILSTNGGATWTRSTPPEFDMGWFGDLMVDRWTAGHVLAAAANGVFHTSDNGASWLSISTGLADELPGGLFSLAQMPADPQHRYLLGARHGLYVRTPASMQHWARVTGTSFDNLEVRDLLVMDAAPYDLYVTTPAGVFIFDLHNLAAAPTPTPTSANTATPTPTAAATSTPTRTPTATVPVTSTPTRTPTPTATPSTIPTALPGQAPTPYWAGRLNLPAGAHPHGIVLSADGLRAYVAFHGDEHSGRTLGVINTSPLALQTQVNLASEANEATGPNGVAWISPNGWLGVTNRQTNNVKIVDANTNTVANTVAADLLPNGIVVQGSYGYVANFGSDTVTVFDPATLGVIRTLHDVGHEPSLFAADPVTGDVYLSAHGADEIARLHDGLTVGHYTGIPRPYGLAFDPVSRYLYAANRGSAHTVTVLDTQAAAVVATLAVGKEAFVLAVNPDSGHLFVVCGDEVRVYRTDDWGLVTVIPLPVGAEEGIALDSARDKVYITSGDGNAITVIQDQGPAQVVFASNRDGNSDIYRMLPDGREQRRLTFTNDAYETSPVGSPNGRWIAMVRADASGPGHLWLMSRDGRNARQLTFGSGHDQDPTWSADSSRLAFSSDRDGNWEIYTVEVTSGAVTRLTNHPSADLGPDWSRASGRIAFQSNRIGPNSEIFSMAADGSDVRRLTVNPNGDASPSWSPLADRLAFWGTREQQGLYTMAADGSSIVLLVPQALRPSAPAWGFVGETIVFSGYRAGSGHSEVFRIEANGSGLALLTFNEVDFDYAPDWLPGW, encoded by the coding sequence TTGACCCGCAGGCGCATAACGTCATGTTCCTCATCACGAGCACAGGGACCGCGCGGCGGCGCCACCCTCTACCGCACCACCGCGGCCATCTGGGAGCCGCTGCCCACCGCGCCGCTCGGCTTTCCGCTCAGCGGCGGGCCAGGCTTCGGTCTGATGCTCGATGGCGGGTCGCGCGGCCTGGTCGTGGGCAACGATGATGTCCTCTTCGTCAGCCACAATGCCTTCTTGCCCGACCGTTACGCCATCACCTGGGACTACATGCACGATTTCGCGGCGCCTTTCCGCGCCTTGCCGTTGGCCGTGGGCGGTGTATCGGTCAACACCGCGCTGTACGCCTCGCTGTACGATTTCGTCAGCGCAAAGGGCCGCACACTGCGCAGCGACGACTACGGCGCAAACTGGACGCCGCTCGACATTCCTCCCTACGAGCAGCTCATCCTGCCCGGCGGCCCAGCCGCGCGCATCTTTGGCTACCCCTGGAGCAACATCATTCAGGCTGATGTGCTGGCCAGCCCCAACCGCCTGCTCTATCGCTCCACCAACGCCGGCGCGATCTGGTCGGAGATGGGCGTCGCGCTGGCGGAACACACCATCAGCAGCGCCTTTCCCGACATCCTGTACGCGGGCGAGGGCTATCCTTGCTACGCGGGCGGCGACCCCACGCCCTTCTGGCGCACCACCAACGGCGGGCAGGCGTGGTATCAACTGCTCAGCGGCCTCAACCTGAAGCCGCTGACGGCCAACTCGCTCGATCAACGCCTGTACGCGGCCGGCTGTGACGGGCCATACCTGAGCACGAACGCCGGCGATTCCTTCACCCATCAGCCCAGCCCGCTCTTTGGCCTGTACGACGTCAAGGTGATGGCGCCGATCGAACCAGGTTGGAACACGGTCTGGGTTGGCGGCGTGAGCGAGGGCGGCGGCGGCGCGGTCATCCTCAGCACCAACGGCGGGGCCACGTGGACGCGGTCCACCCCGCCGGAGTTCGACATGGGCTGGTTTGGCGATCTGATGGTGGATCGTTGGACGGCCGGACATGTCCTGGCCGCGGCCGCCAACGGCGTCTTCCACACGTCCGACAACGGCGCCAGTTGGCTGAGCATCTCAACCGGCTTGGCCGATGAGCTGCCCGGCGGGCTGTTCTCCCTGGCGCAGATGCCGGCCGACCCGCAGCATCGCTACCTGTTGGGCGCCAGACATGGCTTGTACGTCCGCACGCCAGCTTCCATGCAGCACTGGGCGCGCGTGACCGGAACCTCTTTCGACAACCTGGAGGTGCGCGACCTGCTGGTGATGGACGCCGCGCCCTACGATCTGTATGTCACAACGCCTGCCGGTGTCTTCATCTTTGATCTGCACAACCTGGCCGCCGCCCCCACGCCCACCCCAACCAGCGCCAACACCGCCACCCCCACGCCCACTGCCGCGGCCACATCTACCCCCACGCGCACGCCCACCGCGACCGTGCCGGTGACATCCACCCCCACGCGCACGCCAACGCCGACTGCAACTCCTTCAACCATCCCGACAGCGCTGCCGGGGCAGGCGCCAACGCCCTACTGGGCGGGCCGCCTGAATCTGCCGGCCGGCGCGCATCCGCACGGTATCGTGCTCAGCGCGGACGGTCTGCGCGCCTACGTGGCTTTTCATGGGGATGAGCACAGCGGCCGCACGCTCGGTGTGATCAACACCAGTCCGCTCGCCCTGCAGACCCAGGTCAACCTGGCGAGTGAGGCCAATGAAGCCACCGGGCCAAACGGCGTGGCCTGGATCAGCCCCAACGGCTGGCTGGGCGTGACGAACCGCCAGACGAACAACGTCAAGATCGTGGATGCGAACACCAACACGGTCGCCAACACCGTGGCGGCCGATCTGCTGCCCAACGGCATCGTGGTGCAGGGCAGCTACGGCTATGTGGCAAATTTTGGCAGCGATACGGTGACAGTGTTCGACCCGGCAACGCTGGGCGTCATCCGCACCCTGCACGATGTGGGGCATGAGCCAAGCCTCTTCGCTGCGGATCCGGTCACAGGCGATGTCTATCTTTCGGCCCACGGCGCCGATGAGATTGCGCGGCTGCACGACGGCCTGACCGTCGGTCACTACACCGGCATCCCCCGGCCCTACGGCCTGGCTTTCGACCCGGTCAGCCGCTATCTGTACGCGGCCAATCGCGGCAGCGCGCACACCGTGACGGTGCTCGACACGCAGGCGGCAGCCGTGGTGGCGACGCTTGCTGTCGGCAAAGAGGCGTTCGTTCTGGCGGTCAATCCAGACAGCGGGCATCTCTTTGTGGTGTGCGGCGACGAGGTCAGGGTTTACCGGACGGATGACTGGGGCCTGGTGACCGTGATTCCGCTGCCGGTGGGAGCCGAGGAGGGGATTGCGCTCGACTCGGCGCGCGATAAGGTTTACATCACCAGCGGCGACGGCAACGCCATCACCGTGATTCAGGATCAAGGCCCGGCGCAGGTGGTGTTTGCCAGCAATCGCGACGGCAACAGCGACATCTACCGCATGCTGCCCGACGGCCGTGAGCAGCGGCGCTTGACCTTCACCAACGACGCGTATGAAACCTCGCCGGTTGGCTCGCCCAACGGCCGCTGGATTGCGATGGTGCGCGCCGATGCCAGCGGCCCCGGCCATCTGTGGCTCATGAGCCGCGATGGGCGCAATGCACGCCAGTTGACGTTTGGCAGCGGCCATGATCAAGACCCGACCTGGTCCGCGGACAGCAGCCGGCTGGCGTTCAGCAGCGATCGCGATGGCAATTGGGAAATCTACACGGTGGAGGTGACCAGCGGCGCGGTGACGCGCTTGACGAATCACCCGTCCGCAGACCTGGGGCCTGACTGGTCACGTGCGAGCGGCCGGATTGCGTTTCAGTCGAACCGCATCGGCCCGAACTCGGAGATCTTCAGCATGGCGGCCGACGGCAGCGACGTGCGCCGCCTGACGGTCAACCCCAACGGCGACGCCAGCCCCAGTTGGTCGCCCCTGGCCGATCGTTTGGCCTTCTGGGGCACGCGCGAGCAGCAGGGGCTTTACACCATGGCCGCGGATGGCAGCAGCATTGTCTTGCTCGTGCCGCAGGCGCTGCGACCGAGTGCGCCGGCCTGGGGTTTTGTCGGCGAGACCATCGTCTTCAGCGGTTATCGGGCCGGCAGTGGGCACAGCGAGGTGTTTCGCATCGAGGCCAATGGCAGCGGCCTGGCCCTGCTGACATTCAATGAAGTGGATTTCGACTACGCGCCCGATTGGCTGCCGGGGTGGTAA
- a CDS encoding (Fe-S)-binding protein → MLTLPEKILFILCVAAALYYGYLGFKKIYLVIRRGQGELDVKKFVAQLFDAAINWLALLPTWRARKVPSIFHAMIAWGFTFYFLVNFGDVVQGYFPITFMGNGLIGNVYRFLADIFSISVLVGMVYFLIRRFIVNTPALTYRSNIKLMDRIKAGGIRRDSMIVGLFLLLHVGFRFLGESFTIAGERLATGAGDASQPFANLVSGLWGGMSAGAIEVMQHVSWWVALGLILAFIPYFPRTKHIHLIMAGVNFLTKPKRTSRGALEPINFEDESIEQFGVARLEQLPWTHLVDAYACIMCNRCQDVCPAYITGKELSPSALEVNKRYYINQHVDLLAAGKESPDRMLDFAISESAVWACTACGACIEVCPVGNEPMFDILYMRRNQVLMESEFPEQLQPAFKGMERAGNPWNLARGDRMAWAAGLDIPTVEDNPDFDVLWWVGCAPSYDSRAQKTARDFAKVLKAAGVNFAILGEMENCTGDSARRAGNEALFFELAQANIETLNEFKPKRIVATCPHCLHTLGKEYSQYGGNFTVIHHTELIAELIAAGKLKPDLAAVGPVTYHDPCYLGRHNGILDAPRTVLAQSQINLVEMARNRNQSFCCGAGGAQMWKEEEHGSEAVNMNRYIEAAGTGAKTIAVGCPFCLTMLTDASKQADQGVQVKDIVELVAAGLPSPNG, encoded by the coding sequence ATGCTCACGCTGCCTGAAAAAATCCTCTTCATTCTGTGTGTCGCCGCTGCGCTCTACTATGGCTATCTAGGCTTCAAGAAAATCTACCTGGTCATCCGTCGTGGGCAAGGCGAGCTTGACGTGAAAAAATTCGTCGCCCAACTGTTTGACGCCGCCATCAACTGGCTGGCTCTGCTGCCAACCTGGCGCGCGCGTAAAGTCCCCAGCATTTTCCACGCCATGATCGCTTGGGGTTTCACCTTCTACTTCCTCGTCAACTTCGGCGATGTCGTACAGGGCTACTTCCCCATCACCTTCATGGGCAACGGCCTCATCGGCAACGTCTACCGCTTCCTGGCCGACATCTTCAGCATCTCCGTCCTGGTCGGCATGGTCTACTTCCTGATCCGGCGCTTCATTGTCAATACGCCGGCGCTCACCTATCGCAGCAACATCAAGCTGATGGACCGCATCAAGGCCGGCGGCATCCGCCGTGATTCGATGATCGTCGGACTCTTCCTCCTGCTGCACGTCGGCTTCCGCTTCCTGGGTGAATCGTTCACCATTGCCGGCGAGCGCCTGGCGACCGGCGCCGGGGATGCCAGCCAGCCGTTTGCCAACCTGGTCAGCGGGTTGTGGGGCGGCATGAGCGCCGGCGCCATCGAAGTGATGCAGCATGTGAGCTGGTGGGTGGCGCTGGGCCTGATCCTGGCCTTCATCCCCTACTTCCCGCGCACCAAGCACATCCACCTCATCATGGCCGGCGTCAATTTTCTGACCAAGCCCAAGCGCACCTCGCGCGGCGCGCTGGAGCCGATCAACTTCGAGGATGAGTCCATCGAGCAGTTCGGTGTGGCTCGCCTGGAGCAGTTGCCCTGGACGCACCTGGTTGACGCGTATGCCTGCATCATGTGCAACCGCTGTCAGGATGTGTGCCCGGCCTATATCACCGGCAAGGAACTTTCGCCCTCCGCGCTGGAGGTGAACAAGCGCTACTACATCAATCAGCACGTGGATTTGCTGGCTGCGGGCAAGGAATCGCCTGACCGCATGCTCGATTTTGCCATCAGCGAGTCGGCAGTGTGGGCCTGCACCGCCTGCGGCGCCTGCATCGAGGTCTGCCCGGTGGGCAATGAGCCGATGTTCGACATTCTCTACATGCGCCGCAACCAGGTACTGATGGAAAGCGAATTCCCCGAGCAACTGCAGCCTGCGTTCAAGGGCATGGAGCGCGCCGGCAACCCGTGGAACCTGGCCCGCGGCGATCGCATGGCCTGGGCAGCCGGCCTTGATATTCCGACCGTGGAAGACAACCCGGACTTCGATGTGCTTTGGTGGGTGGGCTGCGCGCCCTCGTATGACAGCCGGGCGCAGAAGACCGCGCGTGATTTCGCCAAAGTCCTCAAGGCCGCGGGCGTCAACTTCGCCATCCTCGGCGAGATGGAAAACTGCACGGGCGACAGCGCCCGCCGCGCCGGCAACGAAGCCCTCTTCTTCGAACTCGCACAGGCCAATATCGAAACCCTGAATGAGTTCAAGCCCAAGCGCATCGTAGCCACTTGCCCGCACTGCCTGCACACCCTGGGCAAGGAGTATTCGCAGTACGGCGGCAACTTCACCGTGATCCATCACACCGAACTGATCGCCGAACTGATCGCGGCCGGCAAGCTCAAGCCGGACCTGGCCGCGGTCGGCCCCGTCACCTACCATGACCCCTGCTACCTGGGGCGTCACAACGGTATTCTGGACGCGCCGCGCACCGTCCTGGCGCAGTCGCAGATCAACCTGGTGGAGATGGCACGTAACCGCAACCAGTCCTTCTGCTGCGGCGCGGGCGGCGCGCAGATGTGGAAGGAAGAAGAGCACGGCAGCGAGGCGGTCAACATGAACCGCTACATCGAGGCGGCCGGCACCGGCGCTAAGACGATCGCCGTGGGCTGCCCCTTCTGCCTGACCATGCTGACCGACGCCAGCAAGCAGGCCGACCAGGGCGTGCAGGTCAAGGACATCGTGGAACTAGTGGCTGCGGGTTTGCCCAGCCCCAACGGCTAA
- a CDS encoding TVP38/TMEM64 family protein: protein MTTPPWQPKAILRLLLLALLLLTLGVLYGPALIDLVRDRARVEAWLAAFGPWGPLALILLNTLQIVIAPIPGYFVQAAAGYLFGTLAGGIYGTIGMVTGGALAMNLARWYGRPLVVRLAGPERLQRWEGVIHSDSIWPWFILLLGPVGDIPYFIAGLTHVPIWKILLIALVLRAPSVFVAAAVGAGVIVLPPAWWLAFGAILVVIASLLHRYRERLEHWMDHLLLRRVA, encoded by the coding sequence GTGACTACGCCACCCTGGCAGCCCAAAGCCATCCTACGCCTGCTCCTTCTGGCGCTCCTCCTGCTGACCCTGGGCGTGCTCTACGGTCCCGCGCTGATTGACCTGGTCCGCGATCGGGCACGCGTCGAAGCCTGGCTGGCCGCGTTTGGCCCCTGGGGCCCGCTGGCGCTCATCCTCCTCAACACCCTGCAGATCGTTATCGCGCCCATTCCTGGCTACTTCGTGCAGGCGGCCGCCGGCTATCTCTTTGGCACACTGGCCGGCGGCATCTACGGCACGATTGGCATGGTGACCGGCGGCGCACTGGCTATGAACCTGGCACGCTGGTATGGGCGACCCCTGGTCGTGCGCCTGGCCGGACCAGAGCGGCTGCAGCGTTGGGAAGGGGTCATCCACAGCGATTCGATCTGGCCCTGGTTCATCCTGCTGCTGGGGCCGGTGGGCGACATCCCGTACTTCATCGCCGGCCTCACCCATGTGCCGATCTGGAAGATCCTCCTCATTGCCCTCGTGCTGCGCGCCCCCTCGGTCTTCGTGGCTGCGGCCGTCGGCGCCGGGGTCATCGTCCTCCCGCCGGCCTGGTGGCTTGCCTTTGGCGCCATCCTGGTCGTGATCGCCTCGCTGCTGCACCGCTACCGTGAGCGCCTCGAACACTGGATGGATCACCTGCTCCTGCGCCGCGTCGCCTGA